A single window of Nicotiana sylvestris chromosome 5, ASM39365v2, whole genome shotgun sequence DNA harbors:
- the LOC138868876 gene encoding uncharacterized protein → MTWFEEGDRNTRFFHNCVNGKRQKLQLKRIQNSDGSWIEDQDKLSEAAMDFFQKQFTKEGDPTRFDLLNNVPTMVTREQNLEFCRLPTMEEVKAIVFALSSESASGPDGYSENQYGFVKGRSIFENILLTQEIITDIRLREYFINMVWNLIANNWYSVMVNGQASGFFHSTRGVKQGDPLSLALFILSAEVLSRSLNKLFEDRQKIVYVLVLYETTSGQMINKAKSSYYMHSKVTGNLVNAVANITGFSKGSFLFTYLGCPIFYTRIRKDYYNDLIKKEIANHIRQEVHFANDDDYLDTSRWMPTPLGKFTMSSAWRILRHREPSNPEFAKLWTKGLPFKISFFLWRVWKGKVPTDDLWKRGVTWWFLSAGVACHHKKTLPNICS, encoded by the exons AGTGATGGCTCATGGATTGAAGACCAAGACAAGTTATCTGAGGCTGCAATGGATTTTTTCCAGAAGCAATTCACTAAGGAGGGGGATCCTACAAGATTTGATTTGTTAAACAATGTACCTACAATGGTGACAAGGGAGCAGAACCTGGAATTCTGTAGATTGCCTACTATGGAAGAGGTGAAGGCTATTGTCTTTGCACTGAGTAGTGAAAGTGCAAGTGGTCCAGATGGTTACTCAG AAAATCAATATGGTTTTGTCAAGGGAAGGAGTATCTTTGAGAATATTTTATTGACTCAAGAGATTATTACTGATATAAGATTGAGAG AATACTTTATAAACATGGTTTGGAATCTTATTGCTAACAATTGGTATTCTGTTATGGTTAATGGACAAGCTTCTGGATTTTTTCACTCAACAAGGGGTGTGAAGCAAGGTGACCCTCTATCACTAGCTTTGTTTATTCTCTCAGCAGAGGTTTTATCAAGGTCATTGAATAAGTTGTTTGAAGATAGGCAG AAGATAGTATATGTTTTGGTTTTGTATGAGACAACTTCTGGGCAGATGATTAATAAGGCAAAGAGTTCGTACTATATGCACTCAAAGGTTACTGGAAATTTGGTCAATGCAGTAGCTAATATCACCGGTTTTTCTAAAGGCAGCTTCCTATTTACTTACCTTGGATGTCCAATCTTCTATACAAGAATAAGGAAGGACTACTATAATGACCTGATCAAGAAG GAGATTGCAAATCATATAAGACAAGAAGTTCATTTTGCTAATGATGATGACTACTTGGACACTTCAAGGTGGATGCCTACCCCTTTAGGTAAGTTTACTATGAGTAGTGCATGGAGGATTTTGAGACATAGAGAACCAAGTAATCCTGAATTTGCAAAGTTGTGGACCAAAGGATTACCTTTCAAAATCTCATTCTTCTTATGGAGAGTTTGGAAAGGGAAGGTACCTACTGATGATTTATGGAAGAGGGGGGTTACATGGTGGTTTCTAAGTGCTGGTGTTGCTTGCCACCACAAGAAGACTCTTCCCAACATCTGTTCTTAA